One genomic window of Desulfurococcus mucosus DSM 2162 includes the following:
- a CDS encoding class II aldolase/adducin family protein — MYTDLKARIVEVARYLEEHGLNHGRSGNISLRIPGVNHVLITPSGLVKSRLSSEDIVVVDVNGSIVEGHRKPSSEVNLHLAIYRARGDVNAVIHAHTVYATALAVARRPLPPVIEEAILVIGGEVKVAEFAPYGTLQLAENVVKALEGRKAALLANHGVVAVGESLEEALEVLVSLERLSQVYLLSEILTGGKTPLLPPEAVSRLLGK; from the coding sequence GTGTACACTGACCTCAAGGCTAGAATAGTTGAGGTCGCGAGGTATCTTGAGGAACACGGGTTAAACCACGGTAGATCGGGGAATATAAGCCTTAGGATACCGGGCGTGAACCACGTGCTCATAACCCCTAGTGGGCTGGTTAAGTCCCGTCTGAGTAGCGAGGACATAGTAGTGGTCGATGTAAACGGCTCCATAGTTGAGGGGCATAGGAAGCCATCATCGGAGGTAAACCTTCACCTAGCAATATATAGGGCTAGGGGAGACGTCAACGCTGTGATACATGCACACACAGTATACGCTACAGCACTCGCCGTAGCGAGAAGACCTCTCCCCCCTGTAATCGAAGAGGCAATACTGGTGATCGGGGGCGAGGTCAAGGTAGCAGAGTTCGCGCCCTACGGCACTCTTCAGCTAGCTGAGAACGTCGTCAAGGCCCTGGAGGGACGTAAGGCAGCCCTCTTAGCGAACCATGGTGTTGTAGCCGTTGGTGAAAGCCTCGAGGAGGCCCTGGAGGTGCTTGTCTCACTCGAAAGGCTTTCACAGGTATACCTGCTCTCAGAGATACTCACCGGGGGGAAAACCCCTCTACTGCCTCCTGAAGCCGTCTCCAGGCTCTTGGGGAAGTAG
- a CDS encoding carboxypeptidase M32: MVFQNQVVKEILEKYRVIWAIGHAGSLMSWDSETYMPEEGYRDRAVARAELEVLSQQLTLRPEFIGLVEKAEKEEGLNDYERGVVRVLKRSIRIARSLPPWLVAEMAKTTQEAMVAWREAKARNDFEKFKPYLEKIFDLSRKTADFLGWREHPYDALLDLYEEGLTTRDVDAILTRLRSDLKTLIEKVASESRFPRSHPLESVKYDQGRMEIVNKKILEMLGYPLGKRARLDVSAHPFTIDMGIHDVRITTRYEGVDFKRTMYSVLHEYGHALYQLQIDPALAYTPIGTGVSLGIHESQSRFWENIIGRSREFTEVVYPLLKEHLDFIQGYTVEDLYLYFNTVRPSLIRVDADEVTYNMHIVLRAQLEKLVIGGEVKVSELPELWSQMMDELLGVKPKTYSEGILQDIHWSMGSIGYFPTYTLGNLVAAQIRHVISGSMDLREAISSKRFNDIQEWLRERIHRWGATYPPKELLRRMIGEEYNPEYFIKYIREKYLGM, translated from the coding sequence TTGGTTTTCCAGAACCAGGTTGTAAAAGAGATCCTTGAAAAGTACAGGGTTATATGGGCTATAGGCCACGCTGGCTCCCTGATGAGCTGGGATAGTGAAACATATATGCCTGAGGAAGGCTACAGGGATAGAGCCGTGGCTAGAGCCGAGTTAGAGGTTCTCTCGCAGCAACTAACGCTGAGACCAGAGTTCATCGGACTCGTTGAGAAGGCTGAGAAGGAGGAGGGTTTAAACGACTATGAGAGAGGAGTTGTGAGAGTCCTTAAGAGGTCGATAAGAATAGCTCGTTCACTCCCTCCGTGGCTGGTTGCCGAGATGGCTAAGACAACGCAGGAAGCCATGGTGGCCTGGAGGGAGGCTAAAGCCAGGAACGACTTCGAGAAGTTTAAACCCTACCTGGAGAAAATATTTGATCTAAGCAGGAAGACAGCCGACTTCCTAGGGTGGAGGGAGCACCCTTACGACGCCCTGCTGGACCTCTACGAGGAGGGGTTGACCACAAGGGATGTTGACGCAATCCTTACAAGGCTGAGAAGCGACTTGAAGACACTCATAGAGAAAGTGGCCTCCGAGTCCAGGTTCCCGAGGAGCCACCCCCTTGAATCAGTGAAATATGATCAGGGGAGGATGGAGATCGTCAACAAGAAGATACTGGAGATGCTGGGATACCCTCTCGGCAAGAGGGCTAGGCTGGATGTCTCAGCACACCCGTTCACAATAGATATGGGTATACACGACGTGAGGATAACTACGAGGTATGAGGGAGTGGATTTCAAGAGAACAATGTACAGTGTCCTACATGAGTATGGCCACGCATTATACCAGTTACAAATAGATCCAGCACTAGCCTACACACCTATAGGCACAGGCGTAAGCCTCGGCATACATGAGAGTCAGAGCAGGTTCTGGGAGAACATTATTGGCAGGAGCAGGGAGTTCACCGAGGTAGTATACCCGTTGCTGAAAGAACACCTCGACTTCATACAGGGCTACACGGTTGAAGACCTATACCTATACTTCAACACGGTACGCCCCAGCCTCATAAGGGTCGATGCAGATGAAGTAACATACAACATGCACATAGTGCTCAGGGCGCAGTTAGAGAAGCTGGTGATCGGGGGCGAGGTCAAGGTCTCAGAGCTACCGGAGCTCTGGAGTCAGATGATGGATGAGTTGCTGGGAGTTAAACCGAAGACCTACAGCGAGGGAATACTACAGGATATACACTGGAGCATGGGGAGCATAGGGTACTTCCCAACCTACACGTTGGGCAACCTCGTGGCTGCACAGATAAGACACGTGATCTCGGGAAGCATGGATCTAAGGGAGGCTATATCTAGCAAGAGGTTCAACGACATTCAGGAATGGCTGCGTGAAAGGATACACAGGTGGGGTGCGACATACCCCCCGAAGGAGCTGCTTAGAAGGATGATCGGTGAAGAGTACAATCCCGAATACTTCATAAAGTACATAAGGGAGAAATACCTCGGCATGTAA
- a CDS encoding AAA family ATPase, whose amino-acid sequence MHGGLHDMGRGELGRSEVERYKLLMDSCVSNIQRKIIGKSREIQLILATLFSQGHVLLEGVPGTAKTLLAKTLAVTLGLDFKRIQATPDLLPSDILGVNIYDPATGGFMFRKGPVFTNILLFDEVNRAPPKTQAALLEAMQERQVTVEGVTYRLPEPFLVIATMNPVETEGTFPLPEAQVDRFLARIVIGYPSIEETVEMLKKYDDISVLDDLKPVLDRNTVIELTGLSKKIYVDENVLKYIAGIVEATRRHPMVKLGASPRGAIALLLLSRSLALIHGRSYVTPDDVKQVAHAALSHRVILRSEARLSKLTPESIIDEVLDKVEPP is encoded by the coding sequence ATGCATGGAGGACTGCACGATATGGGCCGCGGGGAACTGGGAAGAAGCGAGGTGGAACGATACAAGCTTCTAATGGATAGCTGCGTCAGCAACATACAGAGAAAGATCATCGGTAAAAGCAGAGAGATCCAGCTAATACTTGCAACCCTCTTCTCCCAGGGACATGTGCTCCTCGAGGGCGTACCTGGAACAGCTAAGACACTGCTGGCTAAAACGCTGGCAGTCACCCTGGGATTAGACTTCAAGAGGATTCAAGCCACCCCGGATCTCCTTCCCTCAGACATACTAGGGGTTAACATATATGATCCGGCCACAGGAGGCTTCATGTTTAGAAAGGGACCCGTCTTCACCAACATCCTCTTGTTCGACGAGGTTAACAGGGCACCACCTAAAACACAGGCAGCCCTCCTGGAGGCCATGCAGGAGAGGCAGGTTACAGTTGAGGGCGTCACCTATAGGTTGCCGGAGCCATTCCTCGTTATAGCAACCATGAACCCGGTGGAGACGGAGGGAACGTTCCCATTGCCTGAGGCACAGGTCGACAGGTTCCTGGCACGCATCGTCATAGGGTATCCATCAATAGAGGAGACTGTTGAGATGTTGAAGAAGTATGACGATATAAGTGTTCTCGACGACCTTAAACCAGTGCTCGACAGGAACACGGTGATCGAGTTAACAGGTTTATCCAAGAAAATATATGTGGATGAAAACGTGCTTAAATACATCGCGGGAATAGTGGAGGCCACGAGGAGGCACCCGATGGTTAAGCTTGGCGCGTCGCCCAGGGGTGCGATAGCACTCCTACTCCTCTCCAGGAGCCTTGCACTGATACATGGGAGGAGCTATGTGACCCCGGACGACGTGAAGCAGGTTGCACACGCCGCTCTCTCCCATAGAGTGATCCTTAGAAGCGAGGCCAGGTTGTCAAAGCTAACCCCGGAGTCCATAATCGATGAGGTGCTGGATAAGGTGGAACCTCCTTGA
- a CDS encoding SLC13 family permease: MLTTGQLIALLILAWIIGGLIVRSRKPSIPVWAIMAAASTLTVITGLEPFNEMGYSIDLDVILFLIGMFSLVGLADESGLLSLIAVKLVSKARDTREVFIATSLVLGLLSAFAVNDTVALMGPPVVYSMAKITGTDPLPLFLVLAFSVTIGSTMTPMGNPQNLLIAIESGLTAPFIRFVTILSIPTLVNLVLTPLIVMKMYGVGNRGLRGFIAVPEEHLRNRRDALIAGFFFTVTVILLVANDVLELMGIRLVEHRGFIPFVTASLAYILSSNPRKTLSRVDWGTIVFFITMFITMDGIWRSGVIQSWLSLFMPRVPGSRVLEYIELITVSLLLSQLLSNVPFVKLFINYMKSMGYTGVEASPWLTLAMGSTIAGNLTLLGAASNIIILEVLESRYGKTISFIEFLRTGAVITAVNILVYTPFLLLAG, translated from the coding sequence ATGTTGACCACCGGCCAGCTAATAGCCCTGCTGATACTGGCATGGATCATTGGAGGACTCATAGTAAGATCGAGGAAGCCGAGTATACCTGTATGGGCGATAATGGCTGCGGCATCAACCCTCACAGTTATAACGGGGCTGGAACCATTCAACGAGATGGGGTATTCAATAGACCTAGACGTCATACTCTTCCTCATAGGAATGTTCAGCCTAGTTGGCTTAGCTGACGAGAGCGGGTTGCTGAGCCTCATAGCCGTTAAACTAGTATCCAAGGCGAGGGATACACGCGAGGTCTTCATAGCAACCTCACTGGTACTGGGATTACTCTCCGCATTCGCTGTGAACGATACTGTAGCTTTAATGGGACCCCCCGTAGTGTACAGTATGGCGAAGATAACGGGCACCGATCCCCTGCCATTATTCCTGGTGCTGGCATTCTCTGTTACAATAGGCTCCACCATGACGCCCATGGGGAACCCGCAGAACCTCCTCATAGCGATAGAGTCCGGTTTAACAGCCCCCTTCATAAGGTTCGTAACCATCCTCTCGATCCCAACGCTCGTAAACCTCGTGTTAACCCCACTGATAGTTATGAAGATGTACGGCGTGGGGAACAGGGGGCTCAGGGGCTTCATAGCTGTACCCGAGGAGCATCTGAGGAACCGTCGAGACGCCCTTATAGCTGGGTTCTTCTTCACAGTCACCGTTATACTGCTCGTAGCTAACGATGTACTGGAGCTAATGGGGATTAGACTCGTAGAGCACAGGGGCTTCATACCCTTCGTTACAGCGTCGCTTGCATACATACTCTCATCCAACCCGAGGAAGACCCTTAGCAGGGTGGACTGGGGCACCATAGTCTTCTTCATAACGATGTTCATCACGATGGATGGCATCTGGAGAAGCGGGGTGATTCAATCATGGCTTTCGCTCTTCATGCCGAGGGTACCGGGCAGCCGTGTCTTAGAATACATTGAGCTGATCACGGTATCACTGCTTCTCAGCCAGCTGCTCAGCAATGTCCCATTCGTCAAGCTATTCATAAACTACATGAAGTCCATGGGGTATACAGGTGTAGAGGCATCTCCATGGCTCACACTAGCCATGGGTAGTACGATAGCCGGTAACCTCACGCTTCTCGGTGCAGCATCCAACATAATAATCCTTGAGGTTCTTGAAAGCAGGTATGGTAAAACCATATCCTTCATAGAGTTCCTGAGGACAGGCGCTGTAATCACAGCTGTGAACATACTTGTCTACACGCCCTTCCTGCTTCTCGCAGGCTAG
- a CDS encoding DUF58 domain-containing protein, giving the protein MKITGAGVAYTAAVALSTLYSIASANPLLYMLSLFLMLVLLNEYRLFKDASARISRIRVSRGASSRSVMELEEVDLEIEIENSSGKSIPRLLVIDEKPVYTSVKGKPVFTVFIPAYSRTKVSYGAKILAPGRIDFSRIRLVFTDPLAFFYEDLLVEARLSITAQPLYTRISETFRSIERITGIHARGLALSGEYDLADIREYTPGDDTRRILWKHYAKTGRLLVREDYGEVKPVVLLVIDVRKELWGIGTGVNTLAHIQLRLARSLLKELSGLGVTVDLAVCTEQSPKVYLNAGGDADASLHALLSTLKAGEGCEIPLSTVRQVLAAYGEGRRYDAVLVVANPLSILNEGVESLGELAAISPGRTLVVAPRFEYEAAGLTMDDIGELAVRLMDEAGVILMVAEEDLRVVHE; this is encoded by the coding sequence TTGAAGATCACGGGTGCCGGGGTGGCGTATACTGCAGCAGTAGCCCTTTCAACACTTTACTCTATTGCCTCGGCGAACCCGTTACTCTACATGCTTTCCCTATTCCTCATGCTCGTACTCCTCAACGAGTACCGCTTATTCAAAGATGCATCCGCAAGGATCAGTAGGATACGTGTCTCAAGGGGGGCATCGAGTAGAAGCGTTATGGAACTCGAAGAGGTTGACTTGGAGATAGAGATAGAGAACAGTAGTGGTAAGAGTATTCCAAGGCTCCTGGTGATCGATGAGAAACCCGTCTACACCAGTGTGAAGGGGAAACCAGTGTTCACAGTATTTATTCCAGCATACTCCAGGACCAAGGTGAGCTATGGCGCCAAGATCCTTGCACCCGGCAGGATAGATTTCTCAAGGATCCGGTTAGTGTTCACAGACCCATTGGCTTTCTTCTACGAGGATCTATTAGTCGAGGCAAGGCTATCCATAACTGCCCAACCATTGTACACCAGGATTAGTGAAACCTTTAGGAGCATTGAGAGGATCACCGGGATCCATGCAAGAGGGCTTGCCCTTAGCGGTGAATACGACTTAGCCGATATAAGGGAGTATACGCCAGGCGATGACACCAGGAGGATCCTGTGGAAGCATTACGCTAAAACAGGTAGGTTGCTTGTGAGGGAGGATTACGGTGAGGTGAAGCCCGTTGTGCTCCTCGTGATCGATGTGAGAAAAGAGCTCTGGGGAATAGGCACCGGGGTCAACACGCTTGCCCACATACAGCTGAGGCTGGCTAGATCCCTGCTCAAGGAGCTTTCAGGCCTAGGTGTCACCGTGGATCTAGCCGTGTGTACTGAGCAATCGCCCAAGGTATACTTGAACGCCGGCGGAGACGCTGATGCATCCCTCCACGCTTTACTGAGTACCTTGAAGGCGGGTGAGGGCTGCGAGATCCCATTATCCACTGTTAGACAGGTTCTAGCCGCATATGGGGAGGGCAGAAGGTATGATGCTGTCCTAGTTGTCGCGAACCCGTTGTCGATTCTGAATGAGGGCGTTGAATCCCTTGGGGAGCTGGCAGCTATCTCCCCGGGGAGAACCCTTGTAGTAGCCCCTAGATTCGAATACGAGGCGGCTGGGCTAACCATGGATGATATAGGGGAGCTGGCCGTCAGACTCATGGATGAAGCCGGGGTGATCCTTATGGTGGCTGAGGAGGATTTAAGGGTGGTGCATGAGTGA
- a CDS encoding NAD(P)/FAD-dependent oxidoreductase has product MVRRYDILVIGGGAAGFTAAITAKILYRDSKVLMVTKTDKSPIVCALPYAIAGNRPLDDYLMPYSYASSLGVEILVDEVVDIDTEERVARTRGGEEIRFDNLVIATGSRPEAYMAEGVDLKGVYVLGKEYREVAELREAVNRDGVRVVLVGSGLTTAELADALSGIPGLTDHVKRYVTIVSRRKYILSRYFDEEFAELAERELEAKGVTIYSNTRVKRIHGHGRVEEVELDNGEVVKADVVVIVPTWVPNTELASRAGLEIRGRGIVVNDYMRTSKPYIYAAGDCVEKRDFLTSDQRDIKLATLACEEARRAISAIKGVTLSAGRMGRIPVTVTRVGGVVMGAAGYIESHALNEGISYIVGKARAVNRHPAWLPGGCEIQVKLLFLEDGRLIGGQAAGRCNEVAEIVNSIALAIQGSLRVEDLIIGLQHGSHPLLTYSPVMHPLINAAVEAYLKMKN; this is encoded by the coding sequence ATGGTTAGACGATACGATATATTGGTAATCGGGGGCGGTGCCGCCGGCTTCACCGCCGCTATCACCGCTAAGATCCTTTACCGCGACTCAAAGGTGTTGATGGTTACGAAAACCGATAAATCACCCATAGTATGCGCACTACCCTACGCTATAGCCGGCAACAGACCTCTCGACGACTACCTGATGCCATACAGCTATGCCTCCAGTCTAGGTGTCGAGATACTTGTTGACGAGGTCGTAGACATAGACACGGAGGAAAGGGTTGCGAGAACACGTGGCGGGGAAGAGATACGCTTCGACAACCTAGTGATAGCCACGGGCTCAAGGCCGGAGGCCTACATGGCTGAAGGAGTAGACCTCAAAGGAGTCTACGTCCTCGGCAAGGAGTATAGGGAGGTAGCAGAGCTTAGGGAAGCAGTTAACCGTGACGGGGTCAGGGTCGTCCTCGTGGGCAGCGGTCTCACAACAGCTGAGCTGGCTGACGCCCTGAGCGGCATCCCAGGGTTAACGGATCATGTTAAGAGGTATGTAACCATAGTGTCAAGGAGGAAGTATATTCTCTCAAGGTACTTCGACGAGGAGTTTGCGGAGCTAGCTGAAAGGGAGCTTGAGGCTAAGGGAGTCACCATATATTCCAATACAAGGGTTAAACGCATACACGGCCATGGGAGAGTCGAAGAAGTGGAATTAGACAACGGGGAAGTCGTTAAGGCCGATGTAGTCGTCATCGTCCCCACATGGGTCCCGAACACTGAGCTCGCGTCCAGAGCTGGCCTTGAAATCCGGGGGCGCGGCATAGTCGTCAACGACTACATGAGGACGAGCAAGCCCTACATATATGCTGCAGGAGACTGTGTTGAGAAACGCGACTTCCTCACCAGCGATCAAAGGGATATAAAGCTGGCTACCCTGGCATGCGAGGAGGCACGTAGAGCCATATCGGCGATCAAGGGTGTGACACTGAGTGCCGGGAGGATGGGGAGGATACCTGTCACCGTTACGAGGGTGGGCGGCGTGGTCATGGGTGCGGCAGGCTACATAGAGTCCCATGCCTTGAATGAGGGTATTTCATACATAGTGGGTAAGGCGAGAGCCGTCAACAGGCATCCAGCATGGCTACCCGGTGGCTGCGAGATCCAGGTTAAACTCCTCTTCCTCGAGGATGGGAGGCTGATAGGGGGTCAGGCGGCTGGGCGCTGTAATGAGGTTGCTGAGATCGTTAACTCTATAGCGCTAGCCATACAGGGCTCCCTTAGGGTTGAGGACTTGATAATAGGGTTGCAGCATGGCTCACACCCGTTGCTAACGTACTCACCGGTGATGCATCCATTAATAAATGCAGCTGTTGAAGCATACCTTAAGATGAAGAATTAG
- a CDS encoding ABC transporter permease, whose protein sequence is MLASDILRLSVKTLSEKKLRAILTIIGIAIGPMALITIGSVTSGYGDFIVNSIMGLGQNLIVVTPSRDYKLTQEDLDTLRSIEGVVDASPFYSTQGEIYVGGERKTVFIYGVDAEFILKALTSLTVMEGNPPSRSDIGKALVGYRIAFNDNGEREYDLGDVVAITVYQVQPGGKIQVKRLSVAVSGILSKYGGAAFLNPDQTIFVSMETVSKMLGVKDWSGILLLAESPDRVDAVSEKIKEMYGGKVDVISFLAIARIASSIVSAVNFITFAATLSAFAVAVAGTASTMITSVVERTREIGVMKALGFKDREVLVLIIMEGVLMSLIGCVIGLSTGAIGAHVLSSRGLTISSGGAFTLSIQASPKITLELLAETVSLTILTGILGSVFPAYRAMKIPPAVALRYE, encoded by the coding sequence ATGCTCGCCAGCGACATACTCAGGCTCAGCGTTAAAACCCTCTCCGAGAAGAAGCTGAGAGCTATTCTAACAATCATAGGCATAGCCATAGGGCCAATGGCCCTGATCACCATAGGGAGCGTTACATCTGGTTACGGTGACTTCATAGTTAACAGCATAATGGGCCTAGGACAGAACCTCATAGTGGTTACACCGTCCAGGGATTACAAGCTAACCCAGGAAGACCTCGACACGCTCAGAAGCATTGAAGGCGTGGTCGACGCCTCACCATTCTACTCCACCCAGGGTGAAATATATGTCGGGGGAGAGAGGAAAACCGTGTTCATCTACGGTGTTGACGCGGAGTTCATACTGAAGGCTCTGACAAGCCTCACCGTAATGGAGGGGAACCCGCCGTCACGAAGCGATATCGGTAAGGCACTGGTAGGGTACAGGATAGCGTTCAACGACAATGGTGAGCGAGAATACGATCTAGGGGATGTAGTCGCGATCACAGTGTACCAGGTTCAGCCAGGCGGGAAGATACAGGTGAAGAGGCTGAGTGTAGCAGTCTCAGGCATCCTGAGCAAGTATGGCGGGGCAGCCTTCCTAAACCCTGATCAAACCATCTTCGTGTCCATGGAGACCGTTAGCAAGATGCTCGGCGTGAAAGACTGGAGCGGGATCCTGCTGCTCGCCGAGTCCCCTGATAGAGTTGACGCCGTATCAGAGAAGATAAAGGAGATGTACGGGGGGAAAGTCGACGTTATCTCCTTCCTTGCTATTGCAAGGATAGCCTCCAGCATAGTCTCCGCTGTGAACTTCATAACTTTTGCGGCAACATTATCAGCTTTCGCTGTAGCCGTGGCCGGCACGGCTTCAACCATGATAACAAGTGTCGTGGAGAGAACAAGGGAGATAGGCGTAATGAAGGCACTTGGATTCAAGGATAGAGAGGTACTCGTACTCATAATAATGGAGGGCGTGCTAATGAGCCTCATCGGATGCGTTATCGGCCTCTCAACCGGGGCCATCGGGGCACATGTACTGTCTTCAAGGGGGTTAACAATATCGAGCGGCGGAGCCTTTACATTAAGCATTCAGGCTTCACCGAAGATCACCCTGGAGCTACTGGCCGAGACCGTGTCGCTGACCATACTCACAGGTATCCTTGGATCAGTGTTCCCCGCCTACCGTGCAATGAAGATACCGCCAGCCGTCGCGTTGAGATACGAGTAG
- a CDS encoding metallophosphoesterase, with the protein MLVLSDIHERTRSLPRLARRVRELGGVDLVLLAGDITYFKPVEAAVKILREIRESIGTPVFYVPGNCDDPRLTTDAESAGDIVNIHGRHVVHGDYVFYGVGGGGISPFNTWIEYGENDFKRLLENAKAHDPGRLVMVTHQPIKGFFDEVNGVNIGSEAFREFLYSVQPLLWVTGHVHEHSGWVRAGKTTVIHPGPFMRGYYALVSLSNSVVDTRVERL; encoded by the coding sequence GTGCTCGTGCTCTCCGATATCCACGAGAGGACGAGGAGCCTCCCGAGGCTTGCACGCAGGGTCAGAGAGCTTGGAGGAGTAGACCTCGTGCTCCTCGCCGGCGACATCACATACTTTAAGCCCGTTGAAGCCGCCGTCAAAATACTGAGGGAGATAAGGGAATCCATCGGTACACCGGTCTTCTACGTGCCGGGCAACTGCGACGACCCCAGGCTGACCACGGATGCAGAGTCCGCTGGCGACATAGTTAACATACATGGCAGGCACGTTGTGCACGGAGACTACGTGTTCTACGGTGTGGGAGGCGGCGGGATCTCACCGTTCAACACGTGGATCGAGTACGGTGAAAACGACTTTAAACGCCTCCTCGAGAACGCCAAGGCCCATGATCCAGGGAGGCTGGTGATGGTGACTCATCAACCAATAAAGGGCTTTTTCGATGAAGTCAACGGCGTCAACATCGGGTCGGAGGCATTCAGGGAATTCCTGTATAGTGTGCAACCACTTCTATGGGTGACGGGACACGTGCACGAGCACTCGGGATGGGTTAGAGCCGGGAAAACAACCGTGATCCACCCCGGTCCCTTCATGCGGGGATACTATGCCTTAGTCAGCCTCTCAAACAGCGTAGTTGACACACGTGTCGAGAGACTATAG
- a CDS encoding TIGR00269 family protein, translating to MAKCSVCGRPAVYVNPVNGKAYCRVHFIEYFEKKVKKTIRKYEMLGEREHIIVAVSGGKDSMALLHFLRKLSRKIPGWRITAVLVDEGISGYREKTIRNLAKYAEENGVEYRVASFKEYIGATLDEIVEKGRSRGLPYLPCSYCGVFRRYVLNKAARELGGTVIATAHNMDDVVQTFIMNLASNSVDKIYRLTPVTGNGEGGFIRRVKPFYMVLEKESALYALLNNLVEPEYVQCPYAHYNIRFTIRRMINELEDKYPGVKYGLVNSLLSLTRDRQPSSTRGYICEICGEPSSHRVCRACLYRFETGLMSDVEAARVIKLLGEDPELRRLVHLGEKPSG from the coding sequence ATGGCGAAATGCAGTGTATGCGGGAGGCCAGCAGTATACGTGAACCCGGTTAACGGGAAGGCTTACTGTAGGGTTCATTTCATAGAGTACTTCGAGAAGAAGGTGAAGAAGACTATCAGGAAGTACGAGATGCTCGGGGAAAGAGAACACATAATAGTAGCGGTGAGCGGTGGGAAGGATTCAATGGCACTCCTCCATTTCCTTAGAAAGCTGTCGAGGAAAATCCCCGGCTGGCGCATAACAGCCGTACTCGTTGATGAAGGGATAAGCGGGTACAGGGAGAAAACCATTAGGAACCTTGCCAAGTACGCTGAGGAGAACGGCGTCGAATACCGTGTAGCAAGCTTCAAGGAATACATTGGTGCAACACTCGATGAGATAGTGGAGAAAGGTAGGTCGAGGGGGCTACCATACCTTCCATGCAGTTACTGCGGGGTCTTCAGAAGATACGTGCTCAACAAGGCTGCCAGGGAGCTCGGGGGCACTGTTATCGCGACAGCACATAACATGGATGACGTGGTGCAGACATTCATAATGAACCTGGCGTCGAACAGTGTTGACAAGATATATAGGCTTACACCTGTCACGGGTAATGGGGAAGGCGGGTTCATCAGGAGGGTTAAACCATTCTACATGGTTCTAGAGAAAGAGTCAGCCCTCTATGCGTTGCTGAACAACCTGGTTGAACCAGAATACGTTCAGTGCCCTTACGCCCACTACAATATAAGATTCACCATTAGGAGGATGATAAATGAGCTCGAAGACAAGTATCCAGGAGTTAAATACGGCTTAGTGAACAGCCTCCTATCGCTTACAAGGGATCGGCAGCCAAGCAGCACCAGGGGGTACATCTGCGAGATATGTGGAGAACCTTCTTCCCACCGTGTATGTAGGGCATGCCTCTACAGGTTTGAAACGGGCTTGATGAGCGATGTGGAGGCTGCCAGGGTCATCAAGCTACTTGGAGAGGACCCCGAGCTCAGGAGGCTAGTGCACCTTGGAGAAAAGCCATCCGGGTAG
- a CDS encoding DUF4350 domain-containing protein has product MSKAYWLGVLVLSLLMIGYSNTQMSRGLVGDPPSIYNNMPGGLTIFTGMESLERRVNAIYSFSEVEKYTPRNHALLVVGPDTSLEWSPTLAHWVEEGGLLVVMDESPNSQMLLEGFEIHAGSGRVIQEVAVGVCNVGNASIRVVFNVYAEVYSTSRHEVLCRVGGVVTGLSRRIGGGEIVVIGDSSLVINEVLSKSPTYGNKFFLDAVTAGRNLVFYEGNRLYSYSSTQSVINYIKGFTTLATSLTQSMYWSNPVQRTTLIIIVIAVTLAIILLEFGSPVIRGRKY; this is encoded by the coding sequence ATGTCCAAGGCTTACTGGCTCGGAGTCCTAGTGCTATCGCTACTGATGATCGGGTACTCTAACACGCAGATGAGCCGGGGACTCGTAGGCGACCCACCCTCAATCTACAACAATATGCCGGGCGGCCTCACGATTTTCACCGGCATGGAGTCACTTGAGAGAAGGGTAAACGCCATATACTCCTTTAGCGAGGTCGAAAAGTACACGCCGAGGAACCATGCCCTATTAGTCGTGGGACCCGACACCTCTCTCGAGTGGTCTCCTACCCTCGCTCACTGGGTGGAGGAGGGCGGGCTACTCGTAGTCATGGATGAATCCCCGAATTCCCAGATGCTGCTAGAGGGCTTCGAGATACATGCTGGAAGTGGACGGGTCATCCAGGAGGTGGCAGTCGGGGTCTGCAATGTTGGCAACGCGAGCATAAGGGTGGTGTTCAATGTGTATGCCGAAGTGTATTCTACCAGTAGGCACGAGGTCCTCTGCCGGGTCGGAGGCGTTGTAACGGGTTTAAGCCGTAGGATCGGGGGTGGAGAAATAGTAGTTATAGGCGACTCCAGCCTAGTCATCAACGAGGTTTTATCGAAGAGCCCTACATACGGTAACAAGTTCTTCCTTGACGCCGTGACAGCTGGGAGAAACCTTGTCTTCTACGAGGGAAACAGACTCTACTCGTATTCTTCAACGCAGTCCGTGATCAATTACATCAAAGGCTTCACCACGCTGGCCACAAGCCTTACTCAATCCATGTATTGGAGTAACCCCGTGCAAAGGACTACCCTTATAATCATAGTCATTGCAGTAACCCTCGCCATCATACTCCTCGAGTTCGGATCCCCGGTTATCCGTGGCAGGAAATATTAG